From the Nitrospira sp. genome, the window GTCCTGCGGTATGCCGGTGAGCAGGGTGATGATCGATTGCTGCTCATTAACTTGGGGGCGGATTGTGACTATCGTCCCGCTCCTGAACCGTTGCTCGCCCCGCCCGATGGGCGAACGTGGTGCCTGGTCTGGTCGAGCGATGCGCCTGAGTACGGAGGACCCGGTGTCATCCCGCCCTTGGGTGAAACCGGTTGGGTCATTCCTGGCGGATCGGCAGCGTTGTATTCCGTCCAAGCTTGAGATCGGGAGGTCCTTCTCCGGAGGGGCGAGGTCGGGGAGAAACTGGTTGGCTGTGGTGCACGTCGACAATATGACGCTCTCAGTGCCTCCGGAGCAGCTTCAGGACAGCGATGCCCTGATTTCCAGAGAATGGCTGGTGACGAATGGGCTCGGCGGCTACGCCTCCGGAACCTTGCTCGGTGCCCCGACTCGCCGTTACCACGGGATGTTCGTGCCCGATCTTCCCTCGCCCTGGGGGCGGACGGTCATGATTCCCCGGTTGGACGAAGAAGTTGTGGTGGATGGAGAGTCCATGCTCCTCAGCGGGGTCGAGTTTGAAAATGGACGCTTGCAAAGCGACCTGACGAAGGTCATCAGCGCATTTACCCGCGAGTGGCAGACTCCGGTCTGGCGTTGCTCATTCAATGGCCGGCGACTGGAGAAGCGTGTCATCATGCCGTACGGGCATAACTCGGTGTATGTGGAATACCGGTTGCGGGAGGGTGATCCGGTCCGCGTTCGTCTCCGACCGTTCGTAACCTTTCGCATGTTGGACGCACCGCTTCATGACGCGAGAAAGCCTCCCTTTCCGCTCACGGTGCTCGACGGTCGTTATGAACTATTCCTGTGTGAACATGCGCCGTCGTTAAAAATGTGTCTGCGCCCTCAGGCCGGAGTTTTCGTGGCCGACTCGTTGCTCAGTCCGGGAGTATCCTACCGCGTGGACCGGGATCGCGGGTCCGAGCATGTCGAAAGCCTCACCAGTCCGGGGTATTTCAGCGCGGATCTGACGACCGATCGGCCGATCGCGTTTGTCGCCAGCACCGAACCGTGGGAGCACCTCGAGTTTGCTCCCGAGGAAATTTTTGAAGCGGAAGCGCAGCGGCTAAACAAATTGCTGGCCGAGGGACAAGATCGAACTCCGGACGATATGGAGGGCTGGCTGACGCTTGCAGCCGACCAGTTTATCGTCCTACCCGGTTCACGCATGGAAGAGCAGGCGCTGGCAAGGGCTTCGGGGGATGAAGCGCGGACGGTCATCGCCGGCTATCATTGGTTCACGGACTGGGGCCGCGACACGATGATCAGTTTGGAGGGGCTCACGCTCTGTACCGGCCGCTGTCAAGAAGCGCGGTCGATTCTTCGCACCTTCGCCAATTATATCCATGATGGACTGGTGCCCAATCTGTTCCCGGAAGGGCAGCGAAAGGCCCTCTACCATACCGTGGACGCGACGCTCTGGTATTTTCATGCAGTGGATCGCTATCACCAGGTGACCGGCGACAACGAGACCCTGTCGGCGCTGCGACCTGTTTTGAAGTCCGTCATCGAACACCATGTGAAGGGAACCGATTTCGGTATCGGAGTAGATCCGCACGATGGGCTCCTGCAGGCCGGGGCAGAGGGCTACCAACTCACCTGGATGGATGCGAAGGTAGACGGGTGGGTGGTGACGCCCCGTCGAGGCAAGCCGGTAGAAATTCAGGCGCTCTGGTATAACGCGCTCCGGTGCATGGTGCGGTGGGGTGAGATCGCCGGGGAGGAAACAAGCCAGTGGGAGGCGATGGCGTCCCGGGCGCGACACTCTTTCAACGAGCGTTTTTGGCGGCCGGATGAGGGCTGTTTGTTCGATGTCATCGACGGCGAGCAGGGCGATGACGCCAGCTTTCGCCCGAACCAGATTCTCTCGATTGCCCTGCACCACCCGATCCTTGACGAACCGCGGTGGCGCCCGGTGGTCGATGCCGTGGAACACAAACTGCTGACGCCGGTGGGCCTGCGCAGCCTCTCGCGCGACCATCGCGATTATAAACCGATGTATTACGGAGACCTCCGCGACCGGGATGCCGCCTATCACCAAGGTACCGTCTGGGCCTGGCTGATCGGGCCTTTTGTCGACGCCTGGCTCAAGGTCTACAAGGATGCTGCCAAGGCGAGAGATTTCTTGGGAGGCTTCCGCTCCCATTTGCTCGAGGACGGTATCGGCACGGTGAGCGAGATTTTCGATGCAGAGCCTCCCTACCATGCACGAGGATGCATCGCCCAAGCCTGGAGCGTCGCGGAACTCTTGCGGATCTATAGGAAAACGCGACAGGCGTTGGAGCAGGCGTGAACGAATCGATTCTTGTACCGGATCGACTCAGGGGAGAGGAGCTGCGTGGGTCTTCAGCAATATTGGAACAAGCGAAACTTCAAGAAGACGCCGGAGCCTCGGGGTAAAAATGCCGAGCCGGAAGGTCGGCTGCAGTTCGTCATCCAGAAGCATGCCGCAACCAGGCTGCACTATGACTTTCGCCTCGAATTGAACGGCACCCTGAAAAGTTGGGCCGTCCCCAAGGGGCCCAGTCTGGATCCGGCGCAAAAGCGCCTGGCTGTGCATGTGGAAGATCACCCTCTGGAATATGGACAATTCGAGGGGATTATCCCTGCCAAGCAGTATGGTGGTGGCACGGTGTTGCTCTGGGATCGCGGCTACTGGGAACCGATCGGGGACCCCGCTTCGGGCTACCGTCGTGGACGGCTCAAGTTCACCTTGCATGGAGAAAAATTGCACGGTCTCTGGAATCTGGTGCGCATGGGTGGTCGGCACGAAGAAGGCAAGGGGAATTGGCTCCTCATCAAAGAGGATGATGAAGAAGCCCAGCGCGGAAAACAGGGAGAAATTACGCAGACCCTTGAAGAGAGTGTGGTGAGCGGAAAAACTCTGGCGGAGGTTGCCGCCGGAGAACATACAGTCCGGCTATCGAAGCAACCATCGCGGAAAAAACCCCCGGCTGCCTCCGGGCAGCGTTCTATCAAGAGAACTCCTGCTCCGGGAGCTCGAAAAGCCTCGCTAGAGCGATGGATGGCTCCGCAGCTGGCGACCCTGGTCCCAACTTCTCCTGAGGGGCCTGATTGGGTCCATGAACTCAAGTATGACGGCTATCGAATGCTCTGTCGGGTAAAAGACCGCACCGCAACCTTGCTGACCAGGAACGGCCATGACTGGACTGCGAAGCTCCCTCACATCGCCGCGGCGGCGGCAGGGCTTCCGGCCAAGACGGCCTGGCTCGACGGTGAAGTGGTCGCCTTGCTGCCGAACGGGCGAATCAGCTTTCAACGTTTGCAGAACGCATTCGATGCGCAAATCGACCATGAGCTGATCTATTTCGTGTTCGATTTGCTCTATCTTGACGGGTACGACTTTCGAGCGTCGTCTTTGCTCGACCGGAAGCGTCTCCTGTCAGTCCTGGTGCAGGACAGCCATCCGTCAACGCTGATTCGCTATAGCGACCACATCGCCGGGCGGGGCGAGGCGGCCTTTGCCGCGGCCTGTCGACGCGGCATGGAAGGCCTGATTGCCAAACGCGCCGCCGCCTCTTACGTGGCAGGGCGGAATCGCAATTGGGTCAAGGTGAAATGTGGACGGCGGCAGGAATTTGTCATCGGCGGATTCACCGACCCCTCCGGCTCTCGAAGCGCGTTCGGTGCCTTGCTGCTCGGTGTGTACGATGAGCAGGGCCGGCTGCGGTATGCCGGACGAACCGGAACCGGATTTTCCGACCGCTCCCTCAAGTCGCTCCATGCGCGGTTGAAACGATTGCGACAACCGAACTCACCCTTTATGAATCCACCGGGCGGGAGCCAGGCGGCCGGCGTGCATTGGGTGAAGCCGACGCTGGTCGCTGAGGTCGCATTCGCCGAGTGGACCAACGACGGTCGATTGAGACAGGCCTCCTTCCAAGGCTTGCGAGAGGACAAAGACGCTCGTTCCGTCCTCGTCGAACATACATCGGAGAGCGCTTCAAGTGAGAGGTCCGGACAACCGAACGGTTCCACGAAGGGACTTGGACGAAAAAGCCGCGCCGTGCAAGGGGATTCAGAACGAGCTGCTGCTGAAGCGACCATGGTCGGGGGAGTCACCCTGAGTCATCCGGATCGCGTGCTGTTTCCGGAGCAAGCCGTCACCAAACTGGAACTCGCCAGGTATTACGAGACGGTCGGCGAATGGATCCTTCCGCATGTGAAGGACCGACCTCTGACCCTTCTGCGCTGCCCTGAGGGATATCAAAAAGAATGTTTTTATCAGAAACACGCGAACGATCAGATGCCCGCTGTCATCGGATGAGTGGAGGTGCCCGAAGATCACGGGACGGCCTATTATATGGCCGCTCACACGCTCGACGCGTTGCTCGCGCTGGTGCAGATGGGTGTCCTGGAAATCCACACCTGGGGAGCGAAGCAGGATAAATTGGATCGTCCCGACCGGATGATTCTCGACCTGGATCCGGGCCCCGCTGTGGACTGGTCGTCCGTCATTGAAGGGGCTCAACTGCTCCGTACGTTGTTGCGCGAATTGAATCTGACGTCCTTCGTCAAGACCACGGGCGGGAAAGGTCTGCATGTCGTTGTGCCGTTGCAGCGCGTGCACACCTGGGATGAGGTCAAGACGTTCTCGAAATCTCTCGCGGAACATCTCGAACGCCTGATTCCCGAACGGTTCGTGGCCACCATGTCGAAGGCCAGGCGCAAGGGAAAGATCTATGTCGATTACCTGCGCAATGCGCAGGGTGCAACGGCCGTTGCCGCGTTTTCTACGCGCGCCAGGCCGGGCGCTCCGGTGTCAGTTCCGCTGGCATGGGACGAACTCTCGATCGACCTGCGCTCCGACAGTTTCACGCTCGTCAATCTGCCGGATCGACTCCGCCGACTTCCGAAAGACCCCTGGGCAGAGTACGGTGCGACGAAACAACGACTCACGAAAGCAATGCGGCATAGACTCGCGTAAGGCATGAGCCTGGTGGCCAGGGTGCTTTCAACAGAGACCTGGGGGGAGTGCTAGTGGAGTGATTCAGGGCGGGCTGATATTGGTGAGCATGACAAACGGTGGGAGGGGCCGCCTATCCCACTAGTGCTCACAACGAAAGGAGAGCCGCATGAATACCACAAACATGACCATGGCACACATCAATCGGAGCAGACAGACCGCCGAATTTGTTCGCAGTTCGTCCTCCGGTTGTGCGCGCTGCGGAGGCCTGATGATCGGCGAACGTTGCA encodes:
- a CDS encoding glycogen debranching enzyme family protein, yielding MTLSVPPEQLQDSDALISREWLVTNGLGGYASGTLLGAPTRRYHGMFVPDLPSPWGRTVMIPRLDEEVVVDGESMLLSGVEFENGRLQSDLTKVISAFTREWQTPVWRCSFNGRRLEKRVIMPYGHNSVYVEYRLREGDPVRVRLRPFVTFRMLDAPLHDARKPPFPLTVLDGRYELFLCEHAPSLKMCLRPQAGVFVADSLLSPGVSYRVDRDRGSEHVESLTSPGYFSADLTTDRPIAFVASTEPWEHLEFAPEEIFEAEAQRLNKLLAEGQDRTPDDMEGWLTLAADQFIVLPGSRMEEQALARASGDEARTVIAGYHWFTDWGRDTMISLEGLTLCTGRCQEARSILRTFANYIHDGLVPNLFPEGQRKALYHTVDATLWYFHAVDRYHQVTGDNETLSALRPVLKSVIEHHVKGTDFGIGVDPHDGLLQAGAEGYQLTWMDAKVDGWVVTPRRGKPVEIQALWYNALRCMVRWGEIAGEETSQWEAMASRARHSFNERFWRPDEGCLFDVIDGEQGDDASFRPNQILSIALHHPILDEPRWRPVVDAVEHKLLTPVGLRSLSRDHRDYKPMYYGDLRDRDAAYHQGTVWAWLIGPFVDAWLKVYKDAAKARDFLGGFRSHLLEDGIGTVSEIFDAEPPYHARGCIAQAWSVAELLRIYRKTRQALEQA